In Ostrea edulis chromosome 10, xbOstEdul1.1, whole genome shotgun sequence, one genomic interval encodes:
- the LOC130050797 gene encoding uncharacterized protein LOC130050797 — MYTTVQTQVHYCTYTYTLLYRHIYITVQTHIHYRHKYTTVHTHIHYCTDTCTLLYRHMYTTDTCTLQTHVHYCTDTCTLLYRHMYTTDTYTLLYRHMYTTVQANVHYCTDTCTLLYRHMYTTDTYTLLYRHMYTTDTCTLLYRHMYTTVQTHVHYCTDTYTTVQTHVHYCTDTCTQQTHVHYCTDTCTLQTDTHYCTDTYTLLYIHMYTTDTCTLLYRHMYTTVQTHIHYCTDTCTLLYRHMYTTVQTHLHYCTDTCTLQTHTHYCTDTCTLLYRHMYTTDTCTLLYRHMYTTDTCTVLYRHMYKHIH, encoded by the coding sequence ATGTACACTACTGTACAGACACAAGTACactactgtacatacacatatacactacTGTACAGACACATATACATTACTGTACAGACACATATACACTACAGACACAAGTACactactgtacatacacatatacactactgtacagacacatgtacactactgtacagacacatgtacactacagacacatgtacactacagacacatgtacactactgtacagacacatgtacactactgtacagacacatgtacacTACAGATACATACACACTACTgtacagacacatgtacacTACTGTACAGGCAAATGTACACTACTgtacagacacatgtacactactgtacagacacatgtacacTACAGATACATACACACTACTgtacagacacatgtacactacagacacatgtacactactgtacagacacatgtacactactgtacagacacatgtacacTACTGTACAGACACATACACTACTgtacagacacatgtacactactgtacagacacatgtacacaacagacacatgtacattactgtacagacacatgtacacTACAGACAGATACACACTACTGTACAGACACATACACactactgtacatacacatgtacactacagacacatgtacactactgtacagacacatgtacacTACTGTACAGACACATATACACTACTgtacagacacatgtacactactgtacagacacatgtacacTACTGTACAGACACATTTACACTACTgtacagacacatgtacacTACAGACACATACACACTACTgtacagacacatgtacactactgtacagacacatgtacacaacagacacatgtacactactgtacagacacatgtacacTACAGACACATGTACAGTACTGTACAGACACATGTACAAACACATACATTGA